CCACAACCTGATCACCTCCCGGGCCGTGCCCGAGCTGGTGGCCGCCGACGGCGGACGCGCCGTGGAGACCCGCGTGGGCCACTCCTTCATCAAGGCCGTCATGGCCGAGGAGGGCGCCGTGTTCGGCGGCGAGCACTCCGCGCACTACTACTTCCGTGACTTCTTCAACGCCGACACCGGCATGCTCGCGGCCATGCACGTGCTGGCCGCCCTCGGCGGGCAGGAGCAGCCGCTCAGCGAGCTCACGGAGGAGTACGAGCCGTACTTCGCCTCCGGGGAGATCAACTCGCAGGTGGCGGACAAGGACGCGGCGGTCGCGGCCGTGCTGTCCCAGTTCGCCCCTGAGGCGGCCGCAGGCGGGACCGGCGCGGCCTCCGCCGCCCACGAGGACTTCGCCGGGGTGGCCACCACGGTGCAGCGCATGGACGGCACCACGGTGGCCGCCGCGGACGGCTCCTGGTGGTTCAACCTGCGCCCGTCCAACACGGAGCCCTTCCTCCGCTACAACGGTGAGGCCCGCACGCCGGAGACCATGGCGGCGATCCGGGACGCCGTGCTGGCGATCGTGCGCGCCGAGCGCTGACCCGCCGCGCGGCTCAGCCGTTCTGGGCGAGGACGAACGGCAGGACGCCCTGCGCTCCGGCTCCGCGCAGGACGCGGGCGGCCTCGGCCAGGGACCACCGTGAGTCCACGAGGTCGTCCACCAGGAGCACCGGGCCGTGCTGCCCGGCCTCGGGCGCGGTGCGGAGCATGTGCTCCATGGCCTCGGGCACCGCGAACCGGCCGTGGACCGAGGCCAGCCGGTAGGCGCTGTTGCCGCCGGGTCCCGCCGTGGGTCCGCCGCCGACCGTCTCCAGCGCACCGAGGAACGGCAGCCGTCCCAGCCGTGCGATTCCGCGGGCGAACGAGTCCACCAGCTGCGGCCGTCCCCGGGAGGGCATGGCGACGACGGCGATGGGACGGGCCTGCCACCCCCACGCGGCGAGCACGGCCACGGCCCCCTGCAGCACCTCCTCGGGCAGGGGGGCGTCCTCTGCGGCGAGCAGCTCCCGCAGGCGGGAGCCCCAGCCGAGGTCGGTGAGACGCGCCAGGGCCCGTCCCTCCTCCGCCTGCTCCCCCTCGGCGATCCGGCCCTTCACCGGCACGCCGAGGCGGTCCATGTTCGAGGGCCACATGCGCCGCGGCTCGATCGGCACGCCCGTGCGCCGCAGCGCCTGGTCCGCGCGCTCCCGCGCGGCCCCGTCCCAGCCCGTGGGGAACCAGGGGCCCGCGCACACGTCGCAGCGCCCGCACGGGGCGGCGGTGGGGTCGTCCAGCGTGCGGGCCAGGAATTCCATGCGGCACGTCTGCGTGGTCTGGTAGTCCAGCATGAGCCGTTCCTCCGCGCGGCGGGCCTCGGCCACGCGGGCGTAGCGTTCGGCGTCGTAGGTCCAGTCACGCCCTGTGGCGCGCCATCCGCCGCCCACGCGCTCCACGGCACCGTCCACGGCGAGGACCTTGAGCAGCAGCTCGAGGACGGTGCGCTTGACGGACACCACCGGCTCGAGGGCCGCCACGGACATCGCACCGCCGGACTGCTGGAGCGCATCCAGCACGGCGCGGGCCTGGGCCTCGTCCGGCATGGAGGCGGTGGCGAAGTACTCCCAGATGGCCCGGTCCTCCTGGCCCGGCAGCAGCAGGACGTCCGCGTGGTCCGTGCCGCGGCCGGCGCGGCCGACCTGCTGGTAGTACGCCACCGGCGAGCTCGGGGCGCCCAGGTGCACCACGAAGGTCAGGTCCGGCTTGTCGAACCCCATGCCCAGGGCCGAGGTGGCCACCACCGCCTTGACCCGGTTGGCCTTGAGGTCCTCCTCGATCCTCTCCCGCTGCTCCGGGTCCGTCCGGCCCGTGTAGGCCACCACCTCAACGCCGGCGTCCCGAAGCGCCCGGGCGGTGTCCTCCGCCGCGGAGACGGTGAGCGCGTAGACGATCCCCGAGCCCGGCAGCTCCTGGAGGTGCTGCAGCAGCCACGCCAGCCGCGCGGCGGGGCTGGGCAGGCGCAGCACGCCCAGGCGGAGGGACGCGCGCGCCAGAGGACCGCGCAGGACGAACACCTCCTGCCGGGACTCGACGTCCAGCTGCTCCACGACGTCCTGCACCACGCGGCCGTTGGCGGTGGCGGTGGTCGCCAGCACCGGCACGGCCCGCGGGCCGGAGGAGGGCAGCTGCCCGATCAGGTCCCGGATCCGCCGGTAGTCCGGCCGGAAGTCGTGCCCCCAGTCGGAGATGCAGTGCGCCTCGTCCACCACCAGCAGGCCCATGCGGGAGACGAGGTCCGGGAGCTGCTCGTCCCGGAAGCGGGGGTTGGTCAGGCGCTCGGGAGAGATCAGCAGCACGTCCACCTCGTCCGCGGCCAGGGCGCGGCGCACGTCCTCCCATTCGGTGGCGTTGGCCGAGCTCACGGACACGGCCCGCACGCCGGCGCGGGCGGCCGCGGCCACCTGGTCCCGCATCAGCGCCAGCAGCGGGGAGACGATCAGCGTGGGCCCGGCGCCCCGGGCCCGCAGCAGCAGGGAGGCCACGAAGTACACCGCGGACTTGCCCCAGCCGGTGCGCTGGACCACGAGCGCGCGGCGCCGGTGGGCCACGAGCGCCTCCACTGCCTCGTACTGGCCCTCCTTGAACTCGGCGTCCGGGCGGCCCACGAGGTCCCGCAGGACCTTCAGCGCCTCGGCGTGCAGGGCCGGGTCCTCGACGGCGGGCGAGGGGCTCGGGGCGGTGGAGGCCTGGGGGGTGCTCATGTCGGCCAGTCTGCCAGCGGGGGCGGACGCGGTACCGGGCCCGGCCGGCCGCAGGGGACGACGCGCGCACCTCGGAGGGCCTGTGCAGGA
This Micrococcus flavus DNA region includes the following protein-coding sequences:
- a CDS encoding RecQ family ATP-dependent DNA helicase, with the protein product MSTPQASTAPSPSPAVEDPALHAEALKVLRDLVGRPDAEFKEGQYEAVEALVAHRRRALVVQRTGWGKSAVYFVASLLLRARGAGPTLIVSPLLALMRDQVAAAARAGVRAVSVSSANATEWEDVRRALAADEVDVLLISPERLTNPRFRDEQLPDLVSRMGLLVVDEAHCISDWGHDFRPDYRRIRDLIGQLPSSGPRAVPVLATTATANGRVVQDVVEQLDVESRQEVFVLRGPLARASLRLGVLRLPSPAARLAWLLQHLQELPGSGIVYALTVSAAEDTARALRDAGVEVVAYTGRTDPEQRERIEEDLKANRVKAVVATSALGMGFDKPDLTFVVHLGAPSSPVAYYQQVGRAGRGTDHADVLLLPGQEDRAIWEYFATASMPDEAQARAVLDALQQSGGAMSVAALEPVVSVKRTVLELLLKVLAVDGAVERVGGGWRATGRDWTYDAERYARVAEARRAEERLMLDYQTTQTCRMEFLARTLDDPTAAPCGRCDVCAGPWFPTGWDGAARERADQALRRTGVPIEPRRMWPSNMDRLGVPVKGRIAEGEQAEEGRALARLTDLGWGSRLRELLAAEDAPLPEEVLQGAVAVLAAWGWQARPIAVVAMPSRGRPQLVDSFARGIARLGRLPFLGALETVGGGPTAGPGGNSAYRLASVHGRFAVPEAMEHMLRTAPEAGQHGPVLLVDDLVDSRWSLAEAARVLRGAGAQGVLPFVLAQNG